From one Sparus aurata chromosome 16, fSpaAur1.1, whole genome shotgun sequence genomic stretch:
- the cfd gene encoding complement factor D: MVSGRDVLVAAAVFVFALVSRSEGIIGGREAAAHSRPYMASIQLPEGENMKHECGGFVIADQWVMTAVHCLPTGPNGRKVVLGVHSLSQPEETKQTFDILELHNHPEFSHVNYDNDIALIKLDRPFNATAAVQAVEYLRAGGTNPDTDAEVETAGWGSLDNLGSRPDKLKEVVLEIVSWQRCRRSDYFGRKFTSNMMCAHKVCPDPCDKPLKKEDTCDGDSGGPLLYNGIVVGITSNGGRKCGQLKKPGIYTVISHYTEWIDSIMGPQTTSAPEPSM; the protein is encoded by the exons ATGGTGTCAGGGAGAGATGTTCTGGTGGCGGccgctgtttttgtttttgccctCGTTTCTCGCA GCGAGGGTATAATCGGTGGCAGAGAGGCAGCGGCACACTCTCGGCCCTACATGGCCTCCATCCAGCTGCCAGAAGGCGAGAACATGAAACACGAGTGTGGAGGGTTTGTGATTGCCGATCAGTGGGTGATGACTGCAGTGCACTGTCTGCCAACAGG gCCAAATGGAAGGAAAGTGGTGCTGGGTGTTCATTCTCTGAGCCAACCTGAAGAGACGAAGCAGACATTCGATATTTTGGAGCTTCACAATCACCCAGAATTCAGCCACGTTAATTATGATAATGACATTGCTTTAATTAAA CTGGATCGTCCGTTTAACGCCACTGCAGCTGTTCAGGCTGTGGAGTACCTGCGGGCAGGCGGCACGAACCCCGACACAGACGCAGAGGTGGAGACGGCCGGCTGGGGATCCCTGGATAACCTGGGGTCCAGACCGGATAAGCTCAAGGAGGTGGTCCTGGAGATCGTCAGCTGGCAGCGGTGCAGACGCTCTGACTACTTTGGCCGAAAGTTCACCAGTAACATGATGTGTGCACATAAAGTGTGTCCAGACCCCTGCGACAAACCGCTGAAGAAAGAAGACACTTGTGAT GGAGACTCTGGCGGTCCTCTGCTCTACAACGGCATCGTGGTGGGCATCACATCCAACGGAGGAAGAAAGTGTGGTCAGTTGAAAAAGCCTGGAATTTACACCGTCATCTCGCACTACACCGAGTGGATTGACAGCATCATGGGCCCACAGACCACCTCGGCACCGGAACCAAGCATGTAA
- the LOC115566392 gene encoding GTPase IMAP family member 8-like: MSHKGITSTSQRMLVISAEEEWLAFKSLLQDNSGKKHVQFRLGSSQVCDLAVDGHSISLHYADLKEDVTEEGISQAIDGCFKSCTDGVITFLLLIQGGHYTKRQRRMVETLQAHFGAEALKYLVVLSLEDGEVADTLEDALLELINMCEGRYCRVTSSNATDKLQALFEMVDYMLAENGVTGYTDAMLTEARKRSTEDSAMMMLKRKVQEAEEKEQAYKQLVQEQEQRRAKEMAGLKKKHAEERKREAAENKQYETKRESLEEAVISHRAMSQLHVRGADDDDTKKMSIILLGLSGSGKTSALNLILERAGNQYSISGSDPEPPQPTSSCERKEVFAAGKPLILVDTPELWDEDGVENLELVKDCLALSFPGPHVFLLVLQVGRFTQGECEMLGHLQKIFGRDFAEHAVVLFVRFDCNQHRPQRIDDYVAGAHATLQGLIQKCGSRYYELNLTKTQNALSYPQVKDLLSGINKLVASHGGRSLSVRRFPVKELQERKKMIEEGKEGALEGNYLLRDA; encoded by the exons ATGTCGCACA AGGGCATAACCAGCACAAGTCAGAGGATGTTGGTCATATCCGCAGAGGAGGAATGGCTCGCTTTCAAGTCTCTGCTGCAGGATAACTCTGGGAAGAAACATGTCCAGTTCAGACTGGGATCAAGTCAAGTCTGTGACTTGGCTGTAGACGGTCACTCCATCAGCTTGCACTATGCAGATTTAAAGGAGGACGTGACGGAGGAGGGCATCAGCCAGGCGATAGATGGCTGCTTTAAATCCTGCACAGATGGAGTCATTACATTTCTGCTGCTGATCCAAGGTGGACATTACACAAAGAGGCAAAGGAGAATGGTGGAGACGCTGCAGGCTCACTTCGGAGCCGAGGCTTTAAAATACCTGGTGGTGCTCTCTTTGGAGGATGGAGAGGTTGCTGACACACTGGAAGACGCCCTCCTGGAGCTGATAAACATGTGCGAGGGGAGATACTGCCGCGTCACATCATCCAATGCAACAGACAAACTCCAAGCCCTGTTTGAGATGGTCGACTACATGCTGGCTGAAAACGGCGTGACGGGCTACACGGACGCCATGCTGACCGAGGCGAGGAAGAGGAGCACGGAGGACTCGGCCATGATGATGCTGAAACGGAAGGTGCAAGAGGccgaggagaaggagcaggccTACAAGCAGCTGgtgcaggagcaggagcagaggagagctAAGGAGATGGCggggctgaagaagaaacatgcagaggaaagaaagagggaggcGGCTGAAAATAAGCAATAcgagacaaaaagagagagccTGGAGGAAGCCGTGATAAGCCACAGAGCCATGTCGCAGCTCCACGTGAGAGGCGCTGATG ATGACGACACAAAGAAGATGTCCATCATCCTGTTGGGACTCTCCGGCAGCGGGAAGACTTCCGCACTAAATCTAATTCTGGAGAGAGCAGGTAATCAATACTCCATCAGTGGCTCTGATCCTGAACCGCCTCAGCCCACCTCGTCTTGTGAGAGAAAGGAGGTGTTTGCAGCAGGGAAGCCGCTCATCCTGGTGGACACCCCCGAGCTGTGGGACGAGGACGGCGTGGAGAATCTGGAGCTGGTCAAGGACTGCTTGGCTCTGTCCTTTCCTGGACCTCACGTCTTCCTGCTGGTGCTCCAAGTGGGGCGCTTCACCCAGGGCGAGTGCGAGATGCTCGGGCACCTGCAGAAGATCTTCGGACGAGACTTTGCAGAGCACGCCGTCGTCCTCTTCGTCCGCTTTGACTGCAACCAGCACAGGCCTCAGAGGATCGACGACTACGTGGCCGGAGCGCACGCCACCCTGCAGGGTCTCATCCAGAAGTGCGGGAGCCGGTATTATGAACTGAATCTTACAAAGACCCAGAATGCTCTGAGCTACCCTCAGGTGAAAGACCTGCTCTCTGGAATCAACAAACTGGTGGCTTCACACGGAGGCCGCTCCCTCTCGGTGAGGAGGTTCCCTGTcaaggagctgcaggagaggaagaaaatgatagaggaggggaaggagggggcTTTAGAAGGGAACTACTTATTAAGAGATGCTTGA